The following nucleotide sequence is from Allocatelliglobosispora scoriae.
GCGGTCGAAGCCGAAGTGCTCCAGCATCACGCGGCGGATCTCCGCGTTGTCCTCGGCCCGGATCCGCTCGACCGTCAGCGAGCCCAGCTCGTCGGCGACCTCGGCCGGGATCGGCATGCCCCGCCAGGCGTGCAGGCCGAATCCGTCGGGATAGGACAGTGCCGCGCCGTCGCCGTGGTGCAGCCGGCCCAGGTTGTCGCGGTGCACCTCGCGGGGGCGCTCGGTGATGATCGCCAGGTGCTCGAACGCCCACCACCAGCCCGCCGAACGGGCGACCGCGGCGAGACCGGCGAGCTCGGCCGTGCCCTCGTCGAAGGCGCCGAGCCAGGCGGCGTCGTGCTGGCCGAAGATCGGGTCCAGCATCGCCTCCCGGCTCGCCGCACCGAGCGGACCGCTGTCGGCGGCGAACTGCGCGTCCAGCCTGGTGCGCAACGGAGTCACGATCTGCTCGACGAGCTGCTGCCAGGGCCGCCGGGACGAAGCCGCCCAGTGCCGGGCGAACCCGACGCCGCCGAGCTGCGCCACCAGCTCCGCCCGGGCCCGGGCCCAGGGACCGGTGCGAACCTTGGGCCGCACCGAACCGCCGAGCACCGTCTGGCCGGGGAAGGCGCTCTGGGCGAAGAGCAGGTCGCGGACGCCGGACTGCTCCGCGCCGCCCGTCTCGCCGGTGCGCAGCATCGCGATCGCCACGGCCGCAGCCGCCGGGGAGCCGAACCAGAGGATCTGCTCCGGCGGCGTCAGCCCGGCATCGGCGTAGGCGCGGCGGACACCGGCCTCGGCGGCGGCCCGGTCGGCGGGCACGCAGGTCAACCCGGTGTCGAGCCACTCATCGGCGCGGGCGGCGAGCGTCGTGTCGGGGGTCTGCACCGTCTCGGTGGTCATCGTCACACCCCTCAGTCCGCGACCGGGCGGATCGCGCCGGGGAAGTATTCCCGCTGGCGGATCACGCGATAGGCGCCGGGGCCGAGCGCGATCGGCCCGTGCTCCTCGTGACCGAGCCGGCCATAGCCCTCGATCAGCAGGAAGAGCTGCCCCGGGTCGTCGGGCGGGCAGAGCATGGAGACCCGCTCACCCGTGATGACGTGGGCGTGCCCGGTCGCCTCGCCGAGCGCCAGCACCATGCGGTTGCGCCGATCGCGCGGTGCCTGCATCAGCCCGGATGGCAGATCCTCGCGATCCATCGGCATGACAAGCACGTCGCCCTGTCGGTACATCGGTTAGCTCCGTCGATTGTGGGAAGGTGGCTGACGGAGCCTAGCGACCGGGTGTGACATTGCCCAGTCGAGGTGCGTCGGCGAAGAGTTCCTCCAGCGTGAGCGCCACACCGTCGTCGTCGTTGCTCGCCGTGATCCGGTGCGCCGCCGCGAGCACGGCCGGATGGGCGTTGGCGACGGCGACCGCTGTCCCGGCCCAGCGCAGCACCGACAGGTCGTTGGGCATGTCACCGAAGGCGATGACCTGCTCCGGCCCCACGCCCCACCCGGCGCAGAGCCGGGCCAGAGCATCCACCTTGGAGACTCCTGCCGCGCTGATCTCGATCAGCCCTTTCCCGCCGGAGTGGGTGATGTCCACCTCCGCCAGCAGCGAGCGCAGCCGGTCCAGCACGGCGTCGGTCACCGGCTCCGGCGTCCAGGCCAGCAGTTTCACGCAGGATTCGGCGGCCCAGAGCTCGTCGAGCGTCTCGGCGGGGAAGCGCTCGCGGTCCCGGGTCGCGACATGCCCGTATCCGGGGCCGATCAGCGCCCGATGCCCGGTCTCCACGGTGAAGGTGACGCCGGGAAGGGCCGACACGAGCAGGGCAGCGGTGCGCCGGGCGGTCTCGAGCGGCAGCGGGCCGACGATCTCCATCGCGTCGGTGCCGAGGTCCGCCACGATCGCGCCGTTGGAGCAGACCGCGACGCCGCTGATCCCCGCCTCGGCGGCGAGCATCCGGGTGAAGCGCGGCGGCCGCGCGGTGACGACCACCACGCGCGCTCCGGCCGCCGTCGCCCGGGCCAACACCGCCACGGTACGCGCGGAGACCGTCGAATCCGACCGCAGCAGGGTGCCGTCAAGGTCAACCGCTATGACGCTGATCATGCCCGGCAGGATAGCCGAAATGTGGATCACCCCTATCCGCAGCACGACAAATCAAGTAAAACGTGCACATGACTGAATCTGTGCTCGTTCGGCGGGCCACCCCGGCCGACGCCGCCGACCTGGCCACCATGATGAGTGAGGCCTTCATGGCCGACCCCGTCGCCACCTGGGTCTTCCCCGAGACCGACATGCGCCGAAAACTGCACCCGGCGTTCTTTCGGATCTTCGTGGACCTCGCCATCGCGGAGGGCGTGGCTCTCACCACCGACGACCTCGCCGGGGTGACCCTCTGGTACGCCTTCGACCCCGCCCACGAACCCGACGACCCCGAGCCGTTCCGGGACCTGTTCCGCGAGGCGCTCGACCCCTACCACGCCGACCGGTTCCTCGTTCTGGACGACCTGATGGGCGGCAACCACCCCCACCACGCCGCCCACGACTA
It contains:
- a CDS encoding DUF6745 domain-containing protein, which codes for MTTETVQTPDTTLAARADEWLDTGLTCVPADRAAAEAGVRRAYADAGLTPPEQILWFGSPAAAAVAIAMLRTGETGGAEQSGVRDLLFAQSAFPGQTVLGGSVRPKVRTGPWARARAELVAQLGGVGFARHWAASSRRPWQQLVEQIVTPLRTRLDAQFAADSGPLGAASREAMLDPIFGQHDAAWLGAFDEGTAELAGLAAVARSAGWWWAFEHLAIITERPREVHRDNLGRLHHGDGAALSYPDGFGLHAWRGMPIPAEVADELGSLTVERIRAEDNAEIRRVMLEHFGFDRYLRDSGAARTQSDECGVLWRVELPGDEPLVMVEVINSTAEPDGTFRTYFLRVPPTIRTARAGVAWTFDLTEAEYSPLQQT
- a CDS encoding HAD family hydrolase, with the protein product MISVIAVDLDGTLLRSDSTVSARTVAVLARATAAGARVVVVTARPPRFTRMLAAEAGISGVAVCSNGAIVADLGTDAMEIVGPLPLETARRTAALLVSALPGVTFTVETGHRALIGPGYGHVATRDRERFPAETLDELWAAESCVKLLAWTPEPVTDAVLDRLRSLLAEVDITHSGGKGLIEISAAGVSKVDALARLCAGWGVGPEQVIAFGDMPNDLSVLRWAGTAVAVANAHPAVLAAAHRITASNDDDGVALTLEELFADAPRLGNVTPGR
- a CDS encoding GNAT family N-acetyltransferase; amino-acid sequence: MTESVLVRRATPADAADLATMMSEAFMADPVATWVFPETDMRRKLHPAFFRIFVDLAIAEGVALTTDDLAGVTLWYAFDPAHEPDDPEPFRDLFREALDPYHADRFLVLDDLMGGNHPHHAAHDYLGFAAVDPDRQGQGIGAALISHRLAELSADLPAYVEASCERNARLYARHGFQHRSPQLTLPDGPTIHPMWRPAP